The following are from one region of the Populus trichocarpa isolate Nisqually-1 chromosome 8, P.trichocarpa_v4.1, whole genome shotgun sequence genome:
- the LOC7483904 gene encoding tRNA(adenine(34)) deaminase, chloroplastic isoform X1, with amino-acid sequence MHNTYISSTLLSVGTKGSLSFSFNDYSNLLSERFERNPFLLQSCSSSCNKSCCCCCCCSCSCSASSSSFSTTTTIRRVPINPGLFFGFRQSTIIQCPPSRRLILGGRDRYYYRSPAYGLDHGCYEDSCSFKEKNGSERVTRRRVGGSGGVRLHGRRCFSGVDDVEAVISLLSEEMSEECLRDGERNQGLSKRVGTEKRGNYSGGDHKGRRRKNVGRRSLESDTKCKFGLANVELRKEEFTRKEGSEDREEKKIVLEGENCRGKRGSSSVSSYYSLSSAEDFESDMEAQDEHVDCLKESSHGYKELRSGEGRLKGQVVEEFKRHRDGTEWKGEVLEARTSSRRTGVEWDLRKKSEKKLTEIEETRSGRESLQMQSRMARTTESDYKNVSGSHKQIDDEEEKSLAVNLEKGTRKQYGQMGDPVKEQSEFRRNYQEITNKQESSGTNVETTSQSQKRFSGREENLVDVNLVWEGRDERYEVGETAAENNIKRNTHQLIDTSTLENVRTERVSNLQRQSEPRMKILEEDRALGSFYETNEQQFQMGGQTRRQVQSRCLQQLSKIPEVHDSSSKNTLLLQSETRMKKQEGRESVVSSSGTEAKEHQPRTNQKALQGTETRKGSGDVTNISLNVTGASLVHASDVKTVTNFGGTSGKRIVDQESESTSAVEPIRETRERTDKIEENVTQFKSRNEVWRPTYESRHNERTSQEAALDSQASANMVSQVGIQEVDVGEGNQRTSQAIMMPPPPQLLARGTACVNPPSKNADQEISRGTSESGASALYIISGGGTPVFQQETYGKNEKDEIYREPSNLILTGDALGSTHRLEESSMQFVGEFVEKARHEVLASEIQKEKTVSDTKLAYEAEKQRQKSSGQYDSEDLQFKRQDSRQSSRGSREKGPSDEMWHVTDPSIQEPTETEAPAGSTETESGVVRRTGRSLWSIISNVVLLRWGSHAETPKSAWRSGGKSSSNDSVTSEAWFSGHEPDENSDENMKRERESMPKEAASSHQLQPTNTFSQDQAKASDTFVSKNIIRQLEGYTSSRPIMLKSKSTSKGISTPSEEENLGWSQDGNDFQVATSSTEVDESLLVLLPSTSTSDPIVEESSGTAKTNVSVSGSMEQPDSEMLIGVSGSEGKGVESKQRRLQRNKQVERDRFDEWEEAYLRESELRKTDEMFMREALLEAKKAADSWEVPVGAVLVHHGRIIARGHNLVEELRDSTAHAEMICIREASNKLRTWRLSETTLYITLEPCPMCAGAILQARIKTLVWGAPNKLLGADGSWIRLFPDAGEENGSELSNKPSAPVHPFHRKMTIRRGILESECADVMQQFFQLRRRKKEKKEDSPPQPSCLPITNPQLKILGKMHGFFHAMFCL; translated from the exons ATGCATAACACTTACATTAGCTCAACTTTGTTGTCCGTGGGAACAAAAGGGtcactttccttttctttcaatgaCTACTCTAACTTATTAAGTGAAAGATTTGAAAGAAACCCATTTTTATTACAATCTTGTTCATCATCATGTAATAaatcttgttgttgttgttgttgttgttcttgttcttgttctgcatcatcatcatcattttctaCTACCACTACTATACGTAGAGTGCCAATAAACCCaggtttgttttttggatttagaCAATCTACTATTATTCAATGTCCGCCTTCTAGAAGGTTGATCTTGGGCGGGAGGGATAGGTATTATTACCGGTCTCCGGCTTATGGTCTTGATCATGGTTGTTATGAGGATTCTTGCTCTTTTAAGGAGAAGAATGGGAGTGAGAGGGTTACTAGGAGAAGGGTGGGTGGGTCTGGGGGGGTAAGGTTGCACGGAAGGCGATGTTTTAGCGGGGTTGATGATGTGGAGGCCGTAATTAGTTTGCTGAGTGAGGAAATGAGTGAAGAGTGTTTACGTGATGGGGAGAGAAATCAGGGCCTGTCAAAGAGAGTGGGAACGGAGAAGAGAGGAAATTACAGTGGTGGAGATCATAaggggaggaggaggaagaatgTTGGGCGTAGGTCTTTGGAGAGTGATACGAAATGTAAATTTGGGTTGGCTAATGTTGAGTTGAGGAAGGAAGAGTTTACAAGGAAGGAAGGGAGTGAAGacagggaagaaaagaaaatagttttagagGGGGAGAATTGCAGGGGAAAGAGAGGGAGCTCTAGTGTTTCATCATATTACTCACTTTCTTCTGCTGAAGATTTTGAGAGTGACATGGAAGCTCAGGATGAACATGTTGATTGTCTCAAAGAATCATCGCATGGATACAAGGAGTTAAGAAGTGGAGAGGGTAGATTAAAGGGGCAAGTTGTAGAAGAGTTTAAGAGGCATAGAGATGGCACAGAGTGGAAGGGGGAGGTTTTGGAAGCAAGAACTAGTTCAAGAAGGACTGGTGTTGAGTGGGATTTGAGGAAGAAATCTGAGAAGAAACTTACTGAGATTGAAGAAACACGATCAGGAAGAGAATCCTTACAAATGCAATCAAGAATGGCAAGAACCACTGAAAGTGATTACAAGAATGTATCAGGTTCTCATAAGCAAATTGATGACGAGGAAGAGAAAAGCTTGGCAGTTAATTTGGAGAAAGGAACAAGAAAGCAATATGGTCAGATGGGTGATCCCGTGAAAGAGCAATCTGAATTCAGAAGAAATTACCAGGAAATTACTAATAAACAGGAGAGCAGTGGAACAAATGTCGAAACAACTTCCCAATCCCAAAAGCGGTTCAGTGGTAGAGAAGAAAACCTAGTGGATGTAAATTTGGTTTGGGAAGGAAGGGATGAGCGTTATGAAGTAGGTGAAACTGCTGcagaaaacaatataaaaagaaacactCACCAACTCATTGACACATCAACCCTTGAGAATGTCAGAACtgaaagagtttcaaatttGCAGAGGCAATCCGAGCCTAGAATGAAGATTCTGGAAGAAGATAGAGCTCTGGGGTCATTTTATGAGACAAATGAGCAACAATTCCAAATGGGTGGGCAGACAAGAAGACAAGTTCAATCAAGATGTTTACAACAGTTATCTAAAATACCAGAAGTTCATGACAGTAGTAGCAAAAACACTTTGCTTTTACAATCAGAAACTAGAATGAAGAAGCAGGAGGGACGTGAGAGTGTTGTTTCTAGTTCAGGTACAGAAGCAAAAGAGCACCAGCCTCGAACAAATCAAAAAGCTCTTCAGGGAACTGAAACCAGAAAAGGATCTGGAGATGTCACCAATATCTCTCTGAATGTCACTGGTGCATCACTGGTCCATGCAAGTGATGTGAAAACAGTCACCAATTTTGGTGGAACTTCTGGAAAGAGAATCGTTGATCAGGAAAGTGAATCGACATCAGCTGTGGAACCCATTCGAGAAACAAGAGAGAGGACTGATAAAATTGAGGAAAATGTCACTCAATTCAAATCTAGAAATGAGGTTTGGAGGCCTACTTACGAATCAAGGCATAATGAAAGAACTTCACAGGAGGCTGCCTTAGATTCTCAAGCATCTGCTAATATGGTTTCTCAAGTGGGAATTCAAGAGGTTGATGTGGGGGAGGGCAATCAAAGAACTTCACAGGCAATAATGATGCCTCCCCCACCTCAATTGTTAGCTCGAGGTACAGCATGTGTTAATCCGCCAAGTAAGAATGCAGACCAAGAGATTTCCAGAGGAACTTCAGAAAGTGGTGCAAGTGCTCTGTATATAATTTCTGGAGGGGGAACTCCAGTTTTCCAGCAGGAAACATATGGTAAAAATGAGAAAGATGAGATTTACAGGGAGCCTTCAAATCTTATCTTAACTGGAGATGCTCTTGGTTCAACTCATCGTTTAGAGGAATCATCAATGCAGTTTGTTGGGGAGTTTGTTGAGAAGGCTAGGCATGAAGTATTGGCTTCTGAAATCCAAAAGGAGAAGACAGTTTCTGATACAAAGTTGGCATATGAAGCTGAGAAGCAGAGGCAAAAGAGTTCAGGTCAATATGATTCTGAAGACTTACAGTTTAAGAGGCAGGACTCAAGGCAATCATCTAGGGGCTCCAGAGAGAAGGGTCCCTCAGATGAAATGTGGCATGTGACAGATCCATCCATTCAGGAACCTACAGAGACTGAAGCACCAGCAGGTAGCACAGAAACTGAGAGTGGTGTTGTTAGGAGAACTGGAAGGTCCTTGTGGAGCATCATTTCGAATGTAGTACTATTGCGCTGGGGTTCACATGCTGAAACTCCTAAATCAGCTTGGAGATCAGGTGGAAAGAGTTCGTCAAATGATTCTGTTACTAGTGAGGCATGGTTTTCTGGCCACGAACCTGATGAAAACAGTGATGAGAACatgaaaagggaaagggaaagcaTGCCTAAGGAAGCTGCCTCTTCTCACCAGCTGCAACCAACAAACACTTTTAGTCAAGATCAGGCAAAAGCATCTGACACATTTGTATCAAAGAACATAATAAGACAGCTTGAAGGATACACTTCATCCCGGCCAATTATGCTAAAAAGCAAGTCCACATCAAAAGGCATTTCCACACCTTCTGAAGAGGAGAATCTTGGCTGGAGTCAAGATGGGAACGATTTTCAAGTTGCTACATCTAGCACGGAAGTAGACGAATCATTACTAGTTTTATTGCCTTCTACTAGCACAAGTGATCCCATTGTGGAAGAAAGTTCTGGTACTGCTAAAACTAATGTCTCTGTTAGTGGTTCAATGGAGCAACCTGATAGTGAAATGTTAATTGGAGTATCAGGCTCTGAGGGGAAGGGTGTGGAGTCAAAACAAAGGAGGCTTCAGCGAAACAAGCAAGTTGAGAGAGACAGATTTGATGAATGGGAAGAGGCCTATTTACGTGAAAGTGAGCTGCGGAAAACTGATGAAATGTTTATGAGAGAAGCGCTGCTAGAAGCCAAGAAGGCTGCTGATTCTTGGGAGGTGCCTGTTGGGGCCGTGTTGGTGCATCATGGGAGGATTATTGCTCGTGGCCACAACCT AGTGGAGGAGTTACGAGACTCCACTGCCCATGCAGAAATGATTTGTATACGGGAAGCATCAAACAAACTCCGGACATGGAGGCTTTCG GAGACTACACTTTATATAACACTTGAACCATGTCCTATGTGTGCTGGAGCAATACTTCAAGCAAGAATAAAAACTCTTGTATGGGGAGCTCCCAATAAGCTTCTTGGAGCTGATGGAAGCTGGATTAG GCTTTTTCCTGATGCGGGAGAAGAAAATGGCTCAGAACTATCTAACAAGCCATCGGCTCCAGTCCATCCTTTCCATCGAAAGATGACAATTCGGCGAGGAATATTGGAATCTGAGTGTGCAGATGTAATGCAGCAGTTCTTCCAGCTTAGGAGaaggaaaaaggagaagaaagaagattCCCCTCCTCAGCCTTCGTGTCTTCCCATAACAAATCCTCAATTGAAAATCCTTGGTAAGATGCATGGTTTCTTCCATGCCATGTTCTGTTTGTAA
- the LOC7483904 gene encoding tRNA(adenine(34)) deaminase, chloroplastic isoform X2 yields the protein MSEECLRDGERNQGLSKRVGTEKRGNYSGGDHKGRRRKNVGRRSLESDTKCKFGLANVELRKEEFTRKEGSEDREEKKIVLEGENCRGKRGSSSVSSYYSLSSAEDFESDMEAQDEHVDCLKESSHGYKELRSGEGRLKGQVVEEFKRHRDGTEWKGEVLEARTSSRRTGVEWDLRKKSEKKLTEIEETRSGRESLQMQSRMARTTESDYKNVSGSHKQIDDEEEKSLAVNLEKGTRKQYGQMGDPVKEQSEFRRNYQEITNKQESSGTNVETTSQSQKRFSGREENLVDVNLVWEGRDERYEVGETAAENNIKRNTHQLIDTSTLENVRTERVSNLQRQSEPRMKILEEDRALGSFYETNEQQFQMGGQTRRQVQSRCLQQLSKIPEVHDSSSKNTLLLQSETRMKKQEGRESVVSSSGTEAKEHQPRTNQKALQGTETRKGSGDVTNISLNVTGASLVHASDVKTVTNFGGTSGKRIVDQESESTSAVEPIRETRERTDKIEENVTQFKSRNEVWRPTYESRHNERTSQEAALDSQASANMVSQVGIQEVDVGEGNQRTSQAIMMPPPPQLLARGTACVNPPSKNADQEISRGTSESGASALYIISGGGTPVFQQETYGKNEKDEIYREPSNLILTGDALGSTHRLEESSMQFVGEFVEKARHEVLASEIQKEKTVSDTKLAYEAEKQRQKSSGQYDSEDLQFKRQDSRQSSRGSREKGPSDEMWHVTDPSIQEPTETEAPAGSTETESGVVRRTGRSLWSIISNVVLLRWGSHAETPKSAWRSGGKSSSNDSVTSEAWFSGHEPDENSDENMKRERESMPKEAASSHQLQPTNTFSQDQAKASDTFVSKNIIRQLEGYTSSRPIMLKSKSTSKGISTPSEEENLGWSQDGNDFQVATSSTEVDESLLVLLPSTSTSDPIVEESSGTAKTNVSVSGSMEQPDSEMLIGVSGSEGKGVESKQRRLQRNKQVERDRFDEWEEAYLRESELRKTDEMFMREALLEAKKAADSWEVPVGAVLVHHGRIIARGHNLVEELRDSTAHAEMICIREASNKLRTWRLSETTLYITLEPCPMCAGAILQARIKTLVWGAPNKLLGADGSWIRLFPDAGEENGSELSNKPSAPVHPFHRKMTIRRGILESECADVMQQFFQLRRRKKEKKEDSPPQPSCLPITNPQLKILGKMHGFFHAMFCL from the exons ATGAGTGAAGAGTGTTTACGTGATGGGGAGAGAAATCAGGGCCTGTCAAAGAGAGTGGGAACGGAGAAGAGAGGAAATTACAGTGGTGGAGATCATAaggggaggaggaggaagaatgTTGGGCGTAGGTCTTTGGAGAGTGATACGAAATGTAAATTTGGGTTGGCTAATGTTGAGTTGAGGAAGGAAGAGTTTACAAGGAAGGAAGGGAGTGAAGacagggaagaaaagaaaatagttttagagGGGGAGAATTGCAGGGGAAAGAGAGGGAGCTCTAGTGTTTCATCATATTACTCACTTTCTTCTGCTGAAGATTTTGAGAGTGACATGGAAGCTCAGGATGAACATGTTGATTGTCTCAAAGAATCATCGCATGGATACAAGGAGTTAAGAAGTGGAGAGGGTAGATTAAAGGGGCAAGTTGTAGAAGAGTTTAAGAGGCATAGAGATGGCACAGAGTGGAAGGGGGAGGTTTTGGAAGCAAGAACTAGTTCAAGAAGGACTGGTGTTGAGTGGGATTTGAGGAAGAAATCTGAGAAGAAACTTACTGAGATTGAAGAAACACGATCAGGAAGAGAATCCTTACAAATGCAATCAAGAATGGCAAGAACCACTGAAAGTGATTACAAGAATGTATCAGGTTCTCATAAGCAAATTGATGACGAGGAAGAGAAAAGCTTGGCAGTTAATTTGGAGAAAGGAACAAGAAAGCAATATGGTCAGATGGGTGATCCCGTGAAAGAGCAATCTGAATTCAGAAGAAATTACCAGGAAATTACTAATAAACAGGAGAGCAGTGGAACAAATGTCGAAACAACTTCCCAATCCCAAAAGCGGTTCAGTGGTAGAGAAGAAAACCTAGTGGATGTAAATTTGGTTTGGGAAGGAAGGGATGAGCGTTATGAAGTAGGTGAAACTGCTGcagaaaacaatataaaaagaaacactCACCAACTCATTGACACATCAACCCTTGAGAATGTCAGAACtgaaagagtttcaaatttGCAGAGGCAATCCGAGCCTAGAATGAAGATTCTGGAAGAAGATAGAGCTCTGGGGTCATTTTATGAGACAAATGAGCAACAATTCCAAATGGGTGGGCAGACAAGAAGACAAGTTCAATCAAGATGTTTACAACAGTTATCTAAAATACCAGAAGTTCATGACAGTAGTAGCAAAAACACTTTGCTTTTACAATCAGAAACTAGAATGAAGAAGCAGGAGGGACGTGAGAGTGTTGTTTCTAGTTCAGGTACAGAAGCAAAAGAGCACCAGCCTCGAACAAATCAAAAAGCTCTTCAGGGAACTGAAACCAGAAAAGGATCTGGAGATGTCACCAATATCTCTCTGAATGTCACTGGTGCATCACTGGTCCATGCAAGTGATGTGAAAACAGTCACCAATTTTGGTGGAACTTCTGGAAAGAGAATCGTTGATCAGGAAAGTGAATCGACATCAGCTGTGGAACCCATTCGAGAAACAAGAGAGAGGACTGATAAAATTGAGGAAAATGTCACTCAATTCAAATCTAGAAATGAGGTTTGGAGGCCTACTTACGAATCAAGGCATAATGAAAGAACTTCACAGGAGGCTGCCTTAGATTCTCAAGCATCTGCTAATATGGTTTCTCAAGTGGGAATTCAAGAGGTTGATGTGGGGGAGGGCAATCAAAGAACTTCACAGGCAATAATGATGCCTCCCCCACCTCAATTGTTAGCTCGAGGTACAGCATGTGTTAATCCGCCAAGTAAGAATGCAGACCAAGAGATTTCCAGAGGAACTTCAGAAAGTGGTGCAAGTGCTCTGTATATAATTTCTGGAGGGGGAACTCCAGTTTTCCAGCAGGAAACATATGGTAAAAATGAGAAAGATGAGATTTACAGGGAGCCTTCAAATCTTATCTTAACTGGAGATGCTCTTGGTTCAACTCATCGTTTAGAGGAATCATCAATGCAGTTTGTTGGGGAGTTTGTTGAGAAGGCTAGGCATGAAGTATTGGCTTCTGAAATCCAAAAGGAGAAGACAGTTTCTGATACAAAGTTGGCATATGAAGCTGAGAAGCAGAGGCAAAAGAGTTCAGGTCAATATGATTCTGAAGACTTACAGTTTAAGAGGCAGGACTCAAGGCAATCATCTAGGGGCTCCAGAGAGAAGGGTCCCTCAGATGAAATGTGGCATGTGACAGATCCATCCATTCAGGAACCTACAGAGACTGAAGCACCAGCAGGTAGCACAGAAACTGAGAGTGGTGTTGTTAGGAGAACTGGAAGGTCCTTGTGGAGCATCATTTCGAATGTAGTACTATTGCGCTGGGGTTCACATGCTGAAACTCCTAAATCAGCTTGGAGATCAGGTGGAAAGAGTTCGTCAAATGATTCTGTTACTAGTGAGGCATGGTTTTCTGGCCACGAACCTGATGAAAACAGTGATGAGAACatgaaaagggaaagggaaagcaTGCCTAAGGAAGCTGCCTCTTCTCACCAGCTGCAACCAACAAACACTTTTAGTCAAGATCAGGCAAAAGCATCTGACACATTTGTATCAAAGAACATAATAAGACAGCTTGAAGGATACACTTCATCCCGGCCAATTATGCTAAAAAGCAAGTCCACATCAAAAGGCATTTCCACACCTTCTGAAGAGGAGAATCTTGGCTGGAGTCAAGATGGGAACGATTTTCAAGTTGCTACATCTAGCACGGAAGTAGACGAATCATTACTAGTTTTATTGCCTTCTACTAGCACAAGTGATCCCATTGTGGAAGAAAGTTCTGGTACTGCTAAAACTAATGTCTCTGTTAGTGGTTCAATGGAGCAACCTGATAGTGAAATGTTAATTGGAGTATCAGGCTCTGAGGGGAAGGGTGTGGAGTCAAAACAAAGGAGGCTTCAGCGAAACAAGCAAGTTGAGAGAGACAGATTTGATGAATGGGAAGAGGCCTATTTACGTGAAAGTGAGCTGCGGAAAACTGATGAAATGTTTATGAGAGAAGCGCTGCTAGAAGCCAAGAAGGCTGCTGATTCTTGGGAGGTGCCTGTTGGGGCCGTGTTGGTGCATCATGGGAGGATTATTGCTCGTGGCCACAACCT AGTGGAGGAGTTACGAGACTCCACTGCCCATGCAGAAATGATTTGTATACGGGAAGCATCAAACAAACTCCGGACATGGAGGCTTTCG GAGACTACACTTTATATAACACTTGAACCATGTCCTATGTGTGCTGGAGCAATACTTCAAGCAAGAATAAAAACTCTTGTATGGGGAGCTCCCAATAAGCTTCTTGGAGCTGATGGAAGCTGGATTAG GCTTTTTCCTGATGCGGGAGAAGAAAATGGCTCAGAACTATCTAACAAGCCATCGGCTCCAGTCCATCCTTTCCATCGAAAGATGACAATTCGGCGAGGAATATTGGAATCTGAGTGTGCAGATGTAATGCAGCAGTTCTTCCAGCTTAGGAGaaggaaaaaggagaagaaagaagattCCCCTCCTCAGCCTTCGTGTCTTCCCATAACAAATCCTCAATTGAAAATCCTTGGTAAGATGCATGGTTTCTTCCATGCCATGTTCTGTTTGTAA
- the LOC18101484 gene encoding lysine-rich arabinogalactan protein 19, giving the protein MALVLWALIVACLSFPLAITDAQTPAASPSTTSPATPAPTTTTPPPSTTPAQSPISAMTLPPATTPISPPSPKVAPATSPIVPPPQPLQSPPTAAPIQTPALPPPPATPPPSLPPATPPPSLPPPRVSPAPAPAPAKETPSPSPAKEVPAPAPAPATPEPTPAPAPATPAPAPAIPPPAPSPALVLSPAPAPGKHKKKRKHKHKHKRHHHAPAPAPNPPSPPAPPTVTTVSEDTAPAPSPNPNGGNSLYHHEGWAGMLARTVLAIAYLLVVTGYSF; this is encoded by the exons ATGGCTTTGGTGCTTTGGGCTCTCATCGTGGCTTGTCTGAGTTTCCCATTAGCTATTACCGATGCCCAAACACCAGCAGCATCGCCATCAACAACTTCACCCGCTACACCTGCACCTACAACCACTACGCCTCCACCTTCAACCACACCAGCACAATCACCAATAAGTGCAATGACACTCCCACCTGCAACCACTCCTATATCACCACCGTCTCCTAAAGTAGCACCAGCTACCAGCCCAATAGTTCCACCTCCACAACCACTGCAAAGTCCTCCAACTGCAGCTCCAATACAAACACCAGCACTGCCACCACCACCAGCTACACCACCGCCTTCTTTACCACCAGCTACACCACCGCCTTCCTTACCACCACCACGAGTGTCTCCAGCTCCAGCACCAGCCCCTGCAAAAGAgacaccatcaccatcaccagcTAAGGAAGTACCTGCACCTGCACCAGCACCAGCAACACCAGAGCCaacaccagcaccagcaccagccactccagcaccagcaccagctaTTCCACCACCAGCCCCATCACCAGCATTAGTGCTTTCCCCAGCTCCAGCTCCTGGCAagcacaagaagaaaagaaaacacaagcaCAAGCACAAGAGGCATCATCATGCACCAGCTCCAGCACCAAATCCCCCCAGCCCCCCAGCCCCACCTACAGTGACAACAGTATCTGAGGACACAGCTCCTGCACCATCCCCAAATCCA AATGGAGGAAATTCATTGTATCACCATGAAGGATGGGCTGGAATGTTAGCAAGGACTGTTTTAGCTATTGCCTATTTGCTGGTAGTTACAGGCTACAGTTTCTAG